In the Mycoplasma zalophi genome, one interval contains:
- a CDS encoding type I restriction endonuclease subunit R: protein MGKSKFNENTRVQIPALVHLTRLGYKYFGKISESDANILYDPDTNILIEIFEKQFKKLNPQFKGDPKQILLELKQELNNDDLGQSFYKKLLSVEKKLIDFNDINNNVFHFTAEFTYKNGNEEFRPDITLFINGLPLVFIEVKKPNNKGGIIAESERMNNLRFPNKKFRRFMNITQLMIFSNNMDYSTNDDDNNSIEGSFYCTTSKNKSFFNHFREDPVNNNKYYFYENFPYLNIDPNTENKILNDFNCPELHNTPEYKDNLSKTTPTNRIITSMCSFERLLFLIKYGIAYINSTREKDGNIVTINQKHIMRYQQMFASLAIKQKLEEGKKSGVIWHTQGSGKTALSYYITKYLTDYFASKNYVAKFYFIVDRLDLLEQSKQEFEDRGLSVKTANSKQELMEQFRTTQSLQGTSGQLEITVVNIQRFYEDKRKIELPKYATKLQRIFIIDEAHRGYKPEGSFLSNLFNADTDSIKIALTGTPLLNEEKASWKIFGEYIHTYYYDKSIQDGYTLKIIREDIETSYKDKLTEIYDNLDVLVQKKDVKKSYIVEHDLYVKELTKYIINDMKNFRILHDDKTLGGMVICETSTQAKKMFEMFDKIQTEMNESSSNINKNDTNLKAGLILHDTDDKETRKQIINDFKKNMTIDILIVYNMLLTGFDAPRLKRLYFGRKLKDHNLLQAITRVNRPYKDCKYGFIIDFADIKKNFEETNAAYLEELGKFNDNNEITKTNAYDEVLENEDKLIAKVKKVNELLFNYTTDNLEDFSKEITNTEDKKELLELKNALKDARDCFNRVKTFGDDELKLKFSKMQINSLPQMISIVTNKIGIINQKSFFNNDNGLKLLFNDFLLQIEFNFSKNLEEELKITSEYDLNELNEKLKMIFLKLEKNIDPDDPEFIKIYDAFRIRFKEKGFSISTMQEYEDISKHLNESAQKIDKLQRNNDNLCKKYNGDVKFVRLHKRTNEENIKRKEKSLNYIISDKDTEIMEVFLNLKKEIDKMVFDNKHIIKKEAYFNQTIMSKITSTLKIKNIDINREDKFFILEKIKTEYLNQYNEIYKD, encoded by the coding sequence ATGGGAAAATCTAAATTTAATGAAAATACAAGAGTCCAAATACCAGCTTTGGTTCATCTTACAAGATTAGGATATAAATATTTTGGCAAAATTTCTGAATCAGATGCTAATATTTTATACGATCCCGACACTAACATACTAATTGAAATTTTTGAAAAACAATTTAAGAAATTAAATCCTCAATTTAAGGGTGATCCAAAACAAATTTTATTAGAACTTAAACAAGAATTAAATAATGATGACTTGGGACAAAGTTTTTATAAAAAGTTGCTGTCAGTAGAAAAAAAATTAATCGACTTTAATGATATAAATAATAATGTTTTTCATTTTACTGCCGAATTTACATATAAAAATGGTAATGAAGAATTTAGACCCGATATAACATTATTTATCAATGGTTTACCGCTTGTTTTCATTGAAGTTAAAAAACCGAATAATAAAGGTGGCATAATCGCTGAAAGCGAAAGAATGAACAATTTAAGATTTCCTAATAAAAAGTTTAGAAGATTTATGAACATAACTCAATTAATGATATTTTCTAACAATATGGATTATTCTACAAATGATGATGATAATAATTCAATAGAAGGTTCTTTTTATTGTACAACATCAAAAAATAAATCTTTTTTTAATCATTTTCGAGAAGATCCGGTAAACAATAATAAATACTATTTCTATGAAAACTTCCCGTATTTAAATATAGATCCCAATACAGAAAATAAAATTCTCAATGACTTTAACTGTCCTGAGTTACACAATACACCAGAATATAAAGATAACTTAAGTAAGACAACTCCAACTAATAGAATTATTACATCAATGTGTAGTTTTGAAAGACTGTTATTTTTAATCAAATATGGAATTGCATATATAAATTCCACTCGAGAAAAAGATGGGAATATAGTTACTATAAACCAGAAACATATAATGAGATATCAACAAATGTTTGCGAGCCTTGCTATTAAACAAAAACTTGAAGAAGGTAAAAAATCCGGTGTTATATGACATACACAAGGTAGTGGAAAAACAGCGTTGTCTTACTACATTACAAAATACCTAACAGACTATTTTGCAAGCAAAAATTATGTTGCTAAATTTTATTTTATTGTAGATAGATTAGATTTGTTAGAACAATCAAAACAGGAATTCGAAGATAGAGGATTATCTGTTAAAACAGCAAACAGTAAACAAGAATTAATGGAACAATTTAGAACAACTCAATCATTACAAGGAACTAGTGGTCAATTAGAAATTACTGTTGTAAATATACAACGTTTTTATGAAGATAAAAGAAAAATTGAATTACCAAAATACGCAACCAAATTACAAAGAATTTTTATTATAGATGAAGCTCATAGAGGTTATAAACCAGAAGGTAGTTTTTTAAGTAATTTATTTAATGCTGACACTGATTCAATAAAAATTGCATTAACAGGAACACCTTTATTAAATGAAGAAAAAGCTTCTTGAAAAATATTTGGTGAGTATATTCATACATATTACTATGATAAATCTATACAAGATGGATATACATTAAAGATTATAAGAGAAGATATAGAAACATCATACAAAGATAAATTGACAGAAATTTACGACAATCTTGACGTTTTAGTCCAAAAAAAAGACGTAAAAAAATCTTACATAGTTGAACACGATTTATATGTTAAAGAATTAACAAAATATATTATAAATGATATGAAAAACTTTAGAATTCTTCATGATGATAAAACATTGGGTGGAATGGTTATTTGTGAAACGAGCACACAAGCTAAAAAAATGTTTGAAATGTTTGATAAAATACAAACAGAAATGAATGAAAGTTCTTCAAATATAAATAAAAATGACACTAATTTGAAAGCTGGATTAATTCTTCATGATACTGATGATAAAGAAACAAGAAAACAAATTATAAATGATTTCAAAAAAAATATGACTATAGATATTTTAATTGTTTATAACATGCTTCTTACTGGATTTGATGCTCCAAGATTAAAAAGATTATATTTTGGTCGAAAACTAAAAGACCATAACTTATTGCAAGCTATTACACGTGTAAACAGACCATACAAAGATTGTAAATATGGTTTTATTATAGATTTTGCAGATATTAAGAAAAATTTTGAAGAAACTAATGCAGCCTATCTAGAGGAATTAGGAAAATTTAATGATAATAACGAAATAACAAAAACAAATGCATATGATGAAGTTTTAGAAAACGAAGATAAATTAATTGCAAAAGTAAAAAAAGTTAATGAATTGCTATTTAATTACACAACAGACAATTTGGAGGATTTTTCAAAAGAAATTACTAATACCGAAGATAAAAAAGAGTTATTAGAATTAAAAAATGCTCTCAAAGATGCAAGAGATTGTTTTAATAGAGTAAAAACATTTGGAGATGATGAATTAAAATTGAAATTTAGCAAAATGCAAATTAATAGTTTGCCACAGATGATATCAATAGTTACTAATAAAATTGGCATTATTAATCAAAAAAGTTTTTTTAATAATGATAATGGCTTGAAATTATTATTCAATGATTTTTTACTACAAATTGAGTTTAACTTCTCTAAAAATTTAGAAGAGGAATTAAAAATAACTTCAGAATATGATTTAAATGAATTAAATGAAAAATTAAAGATGATATTTTTAAAACTAGAAAAAAATATTGATCCAGACGATCCTGAATTTATAAAAATATATGATGCATTCAGAATAAGATTTAAAGAAAAAGGATTTTCTATATCAACAATGCAAGAATATGAAGACATCTCAAAACACCTTAATGAAAGCGCACAAAAAATCGATAAATTACAAAGAAATAATGATAATTTATGTAAAAAATATAATGGAGATGTTAAGTTTGTTAGATTACATAAAAGAACTAACGAAGAAAATATAAAAAGAAAGGAAAAATCTCTTAATTATATTATTTCAGATAAAGATACTGAAATAATGGAAGTATTTTTAAACCTGAAAAAAGAAATAGATAAAATGGTTTTTGATAATAAACACATTATAAAAAAAGAAGCTTACTTTAATCAAACTATTATGAGTAAAATAACCTCAACACTTAAAATAAAAAATATTGATATAAATAGAGAAGACAAATTTTTTATTTTAGAAAAAATTAAAACAGAATATTTAAATCAATATAATGAAATATATAAAGATTAA
- a CDS encoding HsdM family class I SAM-dependent methyltransferase — protein sequence MNLQVKEKTIKLIDELKSTCQVYGMGNDGNEYKIITQVFLYKFINDKFGYEIKKISKELNSAKHWEESYANMSEEERLNLLDELSADVPLLDPQHLIYNLWNQQKRDDFALIFDQIMVEISNKNEDIFSTQTVQNTKIPIFEKITIYVTDENERSNFARALIDKLANFSFEEVFDGHYDFFANIFEYLIKDYNTNGGGKYAEYYTPQSIAKIMARLLVGENKNYQSIEIYDPSAGTGTLVMALSHQIGENNCTIFAQDISQRSNKMLKLNLILNGLVSSLDNAIQGDTLVAPYHKSDDGKDLKTFDFVVSNPPFKMDFSETREKLAAMPSRFWAGVPNIPAKKKESMAIYTLFIQHVINSLKSEIGKGAIVIPTGFITSKSGIENKILKKIVDDKLVYGCVSMPSNVFANTGTNVSVLFFDNAKNHDKVILIDASKLGEDYQDGKNKKKRLTNSDIDLIVNTFNKKEAVDSFSVAVSYDEIKAKNYSLAAGQYFDIKIEFVELSPEEFSSKMNHYKKELQELFDEGDKLNDEIMEQLRKIKYE from the coding sequence TTGAATTTACAAGTAAAAGAAAAGACTATCAAATTAATTGATGAATTAAAATCAACATGTCAAGTCTATGGAATGGGTAATGATGGAAATGAATACAAAATTATTACGCAAGTTTTTTTATACAAATTTATTAATGATAAATTCGGTTATGAAATAAAAAAAATAAGTAAGGAGTTAAACTCTGCTAAACATTGAGAAGAATCATATGCAAATATGAGCGAAGAAGAAAGACTTAATTTACTTGATGAATTATCAGCCGATGTACCATTGTTAGATCCTCAACATTTAATTTATAACTTATGAAATCAACAAAAAAGAGATGATTTTGCTCTTATTTTTGACCAGATAATGGTTGAAATTTCTAACAAAAATGAGGATATTTTTTCTACTCAAACTGTCCAAAACACTAAAATTCCTATTTTTGAGAAAATAACAATTTATGTAACAGATGAAAATGAACGTTCTAATTTTGCAAGAGCATTAATTGATAAATTAGCAAACTTTTCATTTGAAGAGGTATTTGATGGACATTATGATTTTTTTGCAAATATATTTGAATATTTAATTAAAGATTACAATACAAATGGAGGTGGTAAATATGCAGAATATTACACACCACAATCAATTGCAAAAATTATGGCTAGATTATTAGTGGGAGAAAATAAAAATTATCAAAGTATTGAAATTTATGACCCTTCAGCTGGAACAGGAACTCTTGTTATGGCATTATCTCATCAAATCGGAGAAAATAACTGTACAATATTTGCTCAAGATATCTCTCAACGCAGTAATAAAATGCTTAAACTGAATCTTATTTTAAATGGATTAGTTTCTTCTTTAGATAATGCTATTCAAGGTGATACATTAGTTGCACCATATCACAAAAGCGATGATGGAAAAGATTTAAAAACTTTTGATTTTGTTGTATCAAATCCACCTTTTAAAATGGATTTTTCAGAAACAAGAGAAAAATTAGCTGCTATGCCGTCGAGATTTTGAGCTGGTGTTCCAAATATTCCTGCAAAGAAAAAAGAAAGCATGGCAATTTATACTCTATTTATTCAACATGTAATTAATTCTTTAAAATCTGAAATCGGAAAAGGAGCAATTGTTATTCCTACAGGATTTATTACTTCTAAATCAGGAATAGAAAATAAAATTTTAAAAAAAATAGTAGATGATAAACTTGTATATGGGTGTGTAAGTATGCCATCAAATGTGTTTGCAAACACAGGAACTAATGTATCAGTTCTATTTTTTGATAATGCTAAAAACCATGATAAAGTTATATTAATAGATGCTTCTAAACTTGGTGAAGATTATCAAGATGGAAAGAACAAAAAGAAAAGATTAACAAACTCTGACATTGATTTAATTGTTAATACATTCAATAAAAAAGAAGCTGTTGATTCTTTTTCAGTTGCAGTTTCTTACGATGAAATAAAAGCTAAAAATTATTCATTAGCAGCAGGTCAATATTTTGATATTAAAATCGAATTTGTTGAATTAAGTCCTGAAGAATTTTCTTCAAAAATGAATCATTATAAAAAAGAATTACAAGAACTATTTGATGAAGGAGATAAACTTAATGATGAAATTATGGAGCAATTAAGGAAAATTAAATATGAGTAA
- a CDS encoding restriction endonuclease subunit S: protein MSNFDFEKLDKHFFVTKLAGFEYSKYIQPYTTNKKQNADDIPLIQGKNIKNGLFIKEYDWYIRKDISDSLKRSTLNKKAILIPYVGSIGEVGIFDNYETCHLGSNVAKLELKDDTYNLEYVKYYLQSPLGQLFLLREKQGSMQQNITMQSIRNTLIIKRIMNEQNKIVNILKTLDKKIEINNKINDNLFI, encoded by the coding sequence ATGAGTAATTTTGATTTTGAAAAATTAGACAAGCATTTTTTTGTTACTAAATTGGCAGGTTTTGAATATTCAAAATATATTCAACCCTACACAACTAATAAAAAGCAAAATGCAGATGATATACCTTTAATTCAGGGAAAGAATATAAAAAATGGTTTGTTTATAAAAGAATATGACTGATACATTAGAAAAGATATTTCCGATTCATTAAAAAGAAGCACCCTTAATAAAAAAGCAATTTTAATTCCTTATGTTGGAAGTATAGGAGAAGTTGGTATTTTTGATAATTATGAAACTTGTCACCTTGGAAGTAATGTTGCAAAATTAGAACTAAAAGATGATACATACAACCTTGAATATGTAAAATATTATCTTCAAAGTCCTCTTGGTCAATTATTTCTTTTAAGAGAAAAGCAAGGCTCTATGCAGCAAAACATAACAATGCAAAGTATAAGAAACACATTAATTATAAAAAGGATAATGAACGAGCAAAATAAAATAGTTAATATTTTAAAGACTTTAGATAAAAAAATAGAAATAAATAACAAGATAAACGATAATTTATTTATCTAA
- a CDS encoding restriction endonuclease subunit S — protein MKIIYENMMFNISKNKIKYKKSNVKSIAHVKTGKKDANFSTNNGKYKFFTCSNSTLLCNEFSFDNSSILIAGNGDFNVKHYTGKFNAYQRTYVLTPKYKYYTLLYLSCVYRMNSFKYSSTGSIVKFISKNDIDNIPVFIPEDENILNTLNSFIKVIEKNNIENDEFIKLKDFLLPLLINGQVTIED, from the coding sequence ATGAAGATTATTTATGAAAATATGATGTTTAATATATCTAAAAATAAAATTAAATATAAAAAATCTAATGTAAAATCTATAGCGCATGTAAAAACAGGGAAAAAAGATGCAAATTTTTCAACTAATAATGGAAAATATAAATTTTTTACGTGTTCTAATTCAACACTATTATGTAACGAATTTTCATTTGATAATTCTTCAATTCTTATAGCTGGTAATGGAGATTTTAATGTAAAACACTATACCGGAAAATTTAATGCATATCAAAGAACATATGTGTTAACACCAAAATATAAATATTATACTTTATTATATTTATCTTGTGTTTATAGAATGAATTCATTTAAGTATTCATCAACGGGTTCAATTGTAAAATTTATATCAAAAAACGATATTGATAATATACCTGTTTTTATACCTGAAGATGAAAATATTTTAAATACATTAAACTCTTTTATAAAAGTTATAGAAAAAAACAATATTGAAAATGATGAATTTATAAAACTAAAAGATTTTCTTCTACCGCTTTTAATAAATGGTCAAGTAACTATTGAAGATTAG
- the xerA gene encoding site-specific tyrosine recombinase/integron integrase, whose protein sequence is MKEKIIKNIMQKMQNILNNKQMNQLKQTLNYEFKEIFEENKGDKSNKELIDLFIDSKKLEGCSDNTIKYYISTINLMLKFVNKYINEIDTNDLRNYLSNYQKQNNSSKITIDNIRRILSSFFSWLEDENYIIKSPVRRIKKVKSPIKIKETYSDEELEIMRDNVNNYRDLALIDILASTGMRVGELVKLNIEDVDFNERECLVLGKGNKERIVYFDARTKIHLKNYLNSRNDNNNALFISLKYPYNRMSINGIECRLKKIGEKLNIKRVHPHKFRRTLATMAIDKGMPIEQVQRLLGHEKVDTTLKYAMVKQSNVKIAHQKYIG, encoded by the coding sequence ATGAAAGAAAAAATTATAAAAAATATTATGCAAAAGATGCAAAACATTTTAAATAACAAACAAATGAATCAGTTAAAACAAACATTAAATTATGAATTTAAAGAAATATTCGAAGAAAATAAGGGTGATAAATCAAATAAAGAATTAATAGACTTATTTATAGATTCTAAAAAATTAGAAGGTTGTTCAGATAACACAATAAAATACTATATATCAACTATAAATTTAATGTTAAAATTTGTTAATAAATACATAAACGAAATAGATACTAATGATTTAAGAAATTATTTATCTAATTATCAAAAACAAAATAACTCTAGTAAAATAACAATAGATAATATTCGTAGAATTTTATCCAGTTTCTTTTCATGACTAGAAGATGAAAATTACATTATTAAAAGCCCAGTAAGACGAATAAAAAAAGTTAAATCACCTATAAAAATAAAAGAAACTTACTCAGATGAAGAACTAGAAATTATGAGAGATAATGTAAATAATTATAGGGATTTAGCATTAATAGACATTTTAGCTTCAACGGGAATGAGAGTTGGAGAATTAGTAAAATTAAATATTGAAGATGTTGATTTTAATGAAAGAGAGTGTTTAGTATTAGGAAAGGGAAATAAAGAAAGAATTGTGTATTTCGATGCAAGAACAAAAATACATTTAAAAAATTATCTTAATTCAAGAAATGATAACAACAATGCTCTTTTTATTTCACTTAAATATCCATATAATAGAATGAGTATTAATGGTATAGAGTGCAGACTCAAAAAAATCGGAGAAAAGTTAAATATAAAAAGAGTTCACCCTCATAAATTTAGAAGAACTCTTGCTACTATGGCAATAGATAAAGGTATGCCAATAGAACAAGTCCAAAGATTATTAGGACATGAAAAAGTGGATACAACACTTAAATATGCTATGGTAAAACAAAGTAATGTAAAAATAGCACATCAAAAATATATAGGATAA
- a CDS encoding restriction endonuclease subunit S, whose protein sequence is MKKYKKLTEVAEIITGKLDSNAANDKGIYPYFTCGAEPLRIDEFAYDMDAILLAGNNAQGNFHCQRYKGKFNAYQRTYIITAKIGYDIDYIFYNLKINLSNFKRLSQGSQTKFLTMNILNSFLIEDLPFNKQIEKTKILCALDKKIMLNNQINDNLFNQLSTLYNYWFIQFEFPDNNLKPYNTNSEKFVYSEALNKEIPENWTIETLANNSISSIIKPGIDKFDHKTYYATADINNKDISVGSKISYDNRESRANMQPIKNSVWFAKMKNSVKHLFITDNMNFMIKDGILSTGFCGLDCNELAFEYIASFISSPYFEIRKDILSHGATQEAVNNDDLNSINILIPDKETLLKFHRIANPIYKQITENICSNRKLQEIRDFLLPLLMNSQVTIE, encoded by the coding sequence GTGAAAAAATATAAGAAATTAACTGAAGTGGCAGAAATTATTACCGGGAAATTAGATTCAAATGCTGCTAATGATAAAGGAATATACCCATATTTCACTTGTGGTGCAGAACCACTAAGAATTGATGAATTTGCATATGATATGGATGCTATATTGCTTGCTGGGAATAATGCACAAGGAAATTTTCACTGTCAGAGATATAAAGGTAAATTTAATGCTTACCAAAGGACATACATCATAACTGCTAAAATTGGATATGATATTGATTATATTTTCTATAATTTAAAAATAAACTTAAGTAATTTTAAGAGATTATCTCAAGGTTCGCAAACAAAATTTTTAACAATGAATATTTTAAATTCATTCTTGATAGAAGATTTACCATTTAATAAGCAAATAGAAAAAACAAAAATACTATGTGCGTTGGACAAAAAAATAATGCTTAACAATCAGATAAACGATAATTTATTCAATCAATTAAGTACATTATACAATTATTGGTTTATTCAATTTGAATTTCCAGATAATAACCTAAAGCCTTACAATACGAATTCGGAAAAATTTGTTTATAGTGAAGCTCTAAATAAAGAAATCCCTGAAAATTGGACTATCGAAACATTGGCTAATAATTCTATTTCATCGATAATAAAACCTGGTATCGATAAATTTGACCATAAAACTTACTATGCTACTGCTGATATAAATAACAAAGATATATCTGTAGGAAGCAAGATATCGTATGATAATCGAGAAAGCAGAGCTAATATGCAGCCTATTAAAAATTCTGTATGGTTTGCTAAAATGAAAAATAGTGTTAAACACCTGTTTATTACAGATAATATGAATTTTATGATTAAGGATGGTATTTTATCTACAGGTTTTTGTGGTTTAGACTGTAATGAATTAGCTTTTGAATATATTGCATCTTTCATATCAAGCCCATATTTTGAAATCAGAAAAGATATTTTATCTCATGGAGCTACACAAGAAGCTGTTAATAATGATGATTTAAATTCTATTAACATTCTAATTCCGGATAAAGAAACTTTACTAAAATTTCATAGAATAGCAAACCCAATTTATAAACAAATTACTGAAAATATTTGCTCAAATAGGAAACTGCAAGAAATTAGAGACTTTTTATTACCACTACTTATGAATAGTCAAGTAACAATAGAGTAA
- the mip gene encoding Ig-specific serine endopeptidase MIP, with protein MKKNNLKHFLTIFATLGLLSPLVAISCANPQQTQTQQNPKETNKNNKDNNNKQADKNNQNENSTNTNTSTTNNTISVPQELRKIAAKSFDELFTLNFTRGTKKDYTPETISSQKDDLLNIQLKPNFSSEIETKLLDVKLEDNANATGNLTFVFEIKSKQTSNIIHKKYPLTGFKTTQFGVSDDGTLHTNIKIEKNEIEKYHALNQKERFEKDNTEYMKGLKGQFQNSGVDVVRSDLKYNQNHAKQFNDIAAKIGLDTYENSAYKGFTLPVYDANGKVDGLSFGPSLSPELFSKIDFLEDRDPNRAVGLARMLTNETYRDIALQTFIGSFSYKEEFQEQIAAYERGIEEVKTWDQHPEKLQNYKDNIIKDINFEKESAKLEYESTKKQTKESHDLESLENQYKAKIAKLDEEIQKVQSYTPEFIISEYQKKIEQFKKDAQAGRNFQSATGTLWIIDYEIPEDKSYPTKWFFATNSHVAKLMSSPTFQGFALTRLNKDVGLNSKLRITGFDTHYKSFLFSGENIKNNVVKVYDALDYLKSSPKEFLAKDLKSRYDNVEEMADFAVIEVDFEGLIKDSNVQGVYQTVNFKPVVWTNEAQALARDVTNDYYHLDEKKKSHFISESYLKNYDKIDYPLIKYKNESPKQVDELFALGYPVSNEDFFLRRYEDYQEFEAKQSYHSLWTNSDYRFYYAQTNGEDAPSNIEENKLKRGNWLSYQIGLRSFANKPGINDAFIVSPIRGGKLYETYDNGQLKQYLNTGLQYMLRHYVAAGGSSGSSVRNQDYKIVGLHSTIIPAAKTDFVLALRSEGFNYQGAFGDYNLPQYDLIYGGGKDQKTSYRQALKDLHDAKKLNKTWLFKQGFEENNIPQEFKFINTK; from the coding sequence ATGAAAAAAAATAATTTAAAACATTTTTTAACTATTTTTGCAACTTTAGGACTTTTAAGTCCTCTAGTTGCAATTAGTTGTGCAAACCCACAACAAACTCAGACACAACAAAATCCAAAAGAAACTAATAAAAATAATAAAGATAATAATAACAAACAAGCAGATAAAAATAATCAAAATGAAAATTCAACAAATACAAACACCAGTACAACAAATAACACTATATCAGTTCCACAAGAATTAAGAAAAATAGCCGCTAAATCATTTGATGAACTATTTACTCTTAACTTTACAAGAGGTACAAAAAAAGATTATACCCCCGAAACAATTAGTAGTCAAAAAGATGATCTTTTAAACATTCAATTAAAACCAAATTTTAGTTCAGAAATAGAAACAAAATTATTAGATGTTAAATTAGAAGATAACGCTAATGCTACAGGTAATTTAACATTTGTATTTGAAATTAAATCAAAACAAACTTCAAATATTATTCATAAGAAATACCCATTAACAGGATTTAAAACCACTCAATTTGGAGTTTCTGATGATGGTACTTTACATACAAATATCAAAATAGAGAAAAACGAAATTGAAAAATATCATGCCTTAAATCAAAAAGAAAGATTTGAAAAAGATAATACAGAATATATGAAAGGTCTAAAAGGTCAATTTCAAAATAGTGGTGTTGATGTTGTAAGAAGTGATTTAAAATATAACCAAAATCACGCTAAACAATTTAATGATATAGCAGCTAAAATTGGTTTAGATACATATGAAAACAGTGCATACAAAGGTTTTACCTTACCAGTTTATGATGCTAATGGTAAAGTAGATGGACTTTCATTTGGTCCATCATTATCTCCTGAATTATTTTCAAAAATTGATTTTCTTGAAGATAGAGATCCAAATCGAGCAGTTGGACTTGCAAGGATGTTAACAAATGAAACTTATCGTGATATCGCATTACAAACATTTATAGGTAGTTTTTCATATAAAGAAGAATTTCAAGAACAAATAGCCGCTTATGAACGGGGAATTGAAGAAGTTAAGACTTGAGATCAACATCCAGAAAAATTACAAAATTATAAAGATAACATTATTAAAGATATTAATTTTGAAAAAGAATCAGCAAAATTAGAATATGAATCAACTAAAAAACAAACAAAAGAATCTCATGATTTAGAATCATTAGAAAATCAATATAAAGCTAAAATTGCTAAATTAGATGAAGAAATTCAAAAAGTACAAAGTTATACTCCTGAATTTATTATTTCTGAATATCAAAAGAAAATTGAGCAATTTAAAAAAGATGCTCAAGCAGGAAGAAATTTCCAAAGTGCTACTGGTACTTTATGAATAATTGACTACGAAATTCCAGAAGATAAGTCTTATCCTACAAAATGATTTTTTGCAACTAATTCACACGTTGCAAAATTAATGTCAAGTCCTACATTTCAAGGTTTTGCTTTAACAAGATTAAATAAAGATGTTGGACTTAACTCAAAATTAAGAATTACAGGTTTTGATACCCATTATAAATCATTTTTATTCTCAGGTGAAAACATTAAAAATAATGTAGTTAAAGTTTATGATGCACTTGATTATCTAAAATCTTCTCCTAAAGAATTTTTAGCAAAAGATTTAAAATCTAGATATGACAATGTTGAAGAAATGGCTGATTTTGCTGTTATTGAAGTAGATTTTGAAGGTTTAATAAAAGATAGTAATGTTCAGGGAGTTTATCAAACTGTTAACTTTAAACCAGTAGTATGAACAAATGAAGCACAAGCATTAGCAAGAGATGTTACAAATGATTATTATCATTTAGATGAGAAGAAAAAGTCACACTTTATTTCTGAATCATATTTAAAAAATTACGATAAAATTGACTATCCACTAATAAAATATAAAAATGAATCCCCTAAACAAGTTGATGAATTATTTGCACTAGGGTACCCTGTTTCAAATGAAGATTTTTTCTTAAGAAGATATGAAGATTATCAAGAATTTGAAGCTAAACAATCTTATCATAGTTTATGAACTAATTCAGATTATCGCTTCTATTATGCACAAACCAATGGAGAAGATGCACCTTCAAATATCGAAGAGAACAAATTAAAAAGGGGAAACTGATTATCTTATCAAATAGGACTTCGTTCATTTGCTAATAAACCGGGAATAAATGATGCATTTATTGTTTCACCTATAAGAGGTGGTAAATTATATGAAACATATGATAATGGTCAGTTAAAACAATACTTAAATACAGGTCTTCAATATATGTTAAGGCATTATGTAGCAGCAGGTGGATCATCTGGTTCAAGCGTTAGAAATCAAGATTATAAAATAGTTGGATTACACTCAACTATTATCCCTGCAGCTAAAACAGATTTTGTACTTGCATTAAGATCTGAAGGATTTAATTACCAAGGAGCTTTTGGTGATTATAACCTACCACAATACGATTTAATTTATGGTGGAGGAAAAGATCAAAAAACATCATATCGTCAAGCTTTAAAAGATCTTCATGATGCTAAGAAATTAAATAAAACTTGACTATTTAAGCAAGGATTTGAAGAAAATAATATTCCACAGGAATTTAAATTTATAAACACAAAATAA